The following proteins are co-located in the Kiritimatiellia bacterium genome:
- a CDS encoding ABC transporter permease has protein sequence MSSGKIDFDYSLPKTLRIKLSGDWQIAAGIPAVDDAAAQIAAHAGLEKNVFEISEPFRWDSAFLVFLIQLHKECRRKNIYIAPEGLPPKARKLFALVSPAVDNAVLPRQAGNKSFFETAGSRITRIYSGIRLQLDFLGEIVLAFGRLFAGKASFRRDDFLCILQKCGVDALLLVSLISVLVGMIFAFVGAIQLKMFGAQIFVAHIVGIAMVRVMGAIMAGILMAGRTGASFAAELGIMQTNEEIDALKTLGVAPVDFLVVPRMLALIIMLPLLTVYADIMGILGGLIIGVGMLDISALEYWHHTQMAVKLNNIWVGLVNSLAFGIIIAIAGCYHGMQCERSAAGVGKATTAAVVSAITGIVIATAIITFICQILEV, from the coding sequence ATGTCTTCCGGAAAAATAGACTTTGACTATTCCCTGCCGAAGACGCTGCGCATCAAATTAAGCGGGGATTGGCAGATTGCCGCGGGAATCCCGGCGGTTGACGATGCCGCCGCGCAAATAGCGGCGCACGCCGGACTGGAAAAAAATGTTTTTGAAATTTCCGAACCGTTCCGATGGGACAGCGCTTTTCTTGTTTTCCTGATCCAACTGCACAAAGAATGCCGGCGCAAAAATATCTATATCGCGCCGGAAGGGCTGCCGCCGAAAGCCCGGAAACTTTTCGCGCTTGTTTCGCCGGCGGTTGACAACGCGGTTCTGCCGCGCCAGGCCGGCAATAAATCGTTTTTTGAAACGGCCGGGAGCAGGATAACACGGATTTATTCCGGCATCCGCCTCCAGCTTGATTTCCTAGGAGAAATTGTGCTTGCTTTCGGCCGCCTGTTCGCGGGAAAAGCTTCTTTCCGGCGGGATGATTTTTTGTGCATCCTGCAGAAATGCGGCGTTGACGCCCTCCTGCTTGTTTCGCTGATCAGCGTGCTGGTCGGCATGATTTTCGCCTTTGTGGGCGCGATCCAGCTTAAAATGTTCGGGGCGCAGATTTTCGTCGCGCACATCGTCGGCATCGCCATGGTGCGCGTGATGGGGGCGATCATGGCCGGCATTCTTATGGCGGGACGCACCGGGGCTTCCTTCGCGGCGGAACTGGGCATCATGCAGACCAACGAAGAAATAGACGCGCTCAAAACCCTCGGCGTTGCGCCGGTTGATTTCCTGGTCGTGCCGCGCATGCTGGCCTTGATCATCATGCTGCCCCTCTTGACGGTTTACGCGGACATCATGGGCATCCTGGGCGGCCTGATAATCGGCGTGGGCATGCTTGACATCAGCGCCCTGGAATATTGGCACCATACCCAGATGGCCGTCAAACTTAACAACATCTGGGTGGGACTGGTCAACAGCCTGGCCTTTGGCATAATCATTGCAATCGCCGGATGTTATCACGGGATGCAATGCGAACGAAGCGCCGCCGGCGTGGGGAAAGCAACCACGGCCGCCGTGGTTTCGGCCATTACCGGCATTGTGATCGCAACCGCCATCATCACTTTTATCTGCCAGATTCTGGAGGTGTAA
- a CDS encoding ATP-binding cassette domain-containing protein: MRNLNFRVRKGDIFIVMGGSGCGKSTLLKALVGLLAPGKGEVLYDGRNFWDADEAEQQRIMRRFGVLYQGGALWSSLTLRENIALPLQLYSKLSAADIREMAELKLALVGLRGYGDFYPAEISGGMRKRAGLARAIALDPDIIFFDEPSAGLDPVSAKMLDDLILQLRDTFDATIVVVTHELASIFAVGTNAVFLDGESKTMIAAGAPQELLANSKDPRVIRFLTRGAEKRERVKQ; this comes from the coding sequence ATGCGCAACCTCAACTTCCGGGTGCGCAAGGGCGATATTTTCATCGTCATGGGAGGAAGCGGATGCGGCAAGAGCACCCTGCTGAAAGCGCTGGTCGGCCTGCTGGCTCCCGGGAAAGGGGAAGTTTTATACGACGGCCGCAACTTCTGGGATGCGGACGAGGCGGAACAACAGCGGATTATGCGCCGGTTCGGCGTCCTGTACCAGGGCGGAGCGCTCTGGAGCTCCCTGACGCTCCGTGAAAACATTGCTCTTCCGCTGCAGTTATACTCAAAACTTTCCGCCGCCGATATACGGGAAATGGCGGAATTAAAACTTGCCCTGGTGGGCTTGCGGGGTTACGGCGATTTTTATCCGGCGGAAATAAGCGGAGGAATGCGAAAAAGGGCGGGCCTGGCGCGGGCCATTGCCCTGGACCCGGACATTATTTTTTTTGACGAGCCCTCCGCCGGGCTTGACCCGGTCAGCGCCAAGATGCTGGACGACCTGATCCTGCAGCTGCGGGACACATTTGACGCCACTATCGTGGTTGTAACGCACGAGCTGGCCAGCATCTTCGCGGTGGGAACCAACGCGGTTTTTCTTGACGGAGAAAGCAAAACCATGATTGCCGCGGGCGCGCCGCAGGAATTGCTGGCCAATTCCAAAGACCCGCGCGTTATCCGGTTTCTGACCAGAGGCGCGGAAAAAAGAGAGAGAGTTAAACAATGA
- a CDS encoding MlaD family protein, producing the protein MSKKANKTAIGAFAVGALALLVAGIAVFGSGLLFKKSDKYVLFFDGSAKGLSTGAPVVFQGVKIGQVKEVNLLYNAKSETVHIAVVIEVELSRVNGTPEHVGYPDYNHLISHGLRARLEIQSFVTGQLMVALDFYPDTQPKLLGIVEQYPELPTLPAAPGIAGMLDAIPIKQISRNLQEATAGINKMLNAEWTCRLDDALKEITLSARAVRLFMEYLEQHPEALLKGKTVP; encoded by the coding sequence ATGAGTAAAAAAGCGAATAAAACGGCCATCGGCGCATTCGCCGTGGGGGCATTGGCGCTGCTGGTGGCGGGCATCGCGGTTTTCGGATCGGGCTTGTTGTTCAAGAAATCGGATAAATATGTCCTCTTCTTTGATGGATCCGCCAAAGGCCTCTCCACCGGCGCGCCGGTCGTTTTCCAGGGGGTTAAAATCGGCCAGGTCAAGGAGGTCAATTTGCTTTACAACGCCAAATCCGAAACCGTCCACATTGCCGTGGTTATTGAAGTGGAATTATCCCGCGTCAATGGGACGCCCGAGCACGTGGGCTATCCCGATTATAACCACCTGATCAGCCACGGCTTGCGGGCGCGGCTTGAAATACAGAGTTTTGTCACGGGGCAGCTCATGGTTGCGCTTGATTTTTATCCCGACACGCAGCCGAAACTTCTGGGAATCGTTGAACAATATCCCGAACTGCCCACCCTGCCCGCGGCGCCGGGCATTGCCGGAATGCTGGACGCGATCCCGATCAAGCAAATCTCCAGAAACCTGCAGGAAGCCACGGCGGGAATCAACAAAATGTTAAATGCGGAATGGACATGCCGGCTGGATGACGCGCTCAAGGAAATAACCCTCTCAGCGCGCGCCGTCCGGCTTTTCATGGAATACCTTGAACAGCATCCCGAAGCGCTGCTGAAAGGAAAAACCGTTCCCTAG
- the gpmI gene encoding 2,3-bisphosphoglycerate-independent phosphoglycerate mutase, which produces MEKLKQTEFKGPAGPVVLAIMDGVGLGKYREGDAVCSALKVNMDWLAKHGLYSRLKAHGKAVGLPDDGDMGNSEVGHNAIGCGRIYDQGAKLVNRAIASGLMFKDKTWQMLIANCRAHKSALHFIGLFSDGNVHSHLDHLKAMLAQAAREGVRRARVHALLDGRDVGETSALDYVDPFEKFLADLNAASGVDFRIASGGGRMRITMDRYNADWNMVKLGWDIHVRGVGRRFPSARQAIETLRRENPGVIDQDLPPFVIAENNRPLGPIVDGDSVIYFNFRGDRALEISRAFEDDDFNKFDRAPRPKVCYAGMMQYDGDLKIPKNFLVSPPAISRTMGELLCRSGVRQLAVSETQKFGHVTYFFNGNRSGKFDGQLEEYVEILSDIVPFEQRPWMKCAEITDRVVKEILGGKFRFIRLNYPNGDMVGHTGVYQASQIAVEAVDLCVGRLMAAVHAAKGILVLSADHGNADDMFEHDKKNGAVKTDPLTGKIKAKTSHSLNPVPVYIYAPADAGRIRLAGNDNMGISSLAATCMQLLGFNPPEDYDKSIVEIE; this is translated from the coding sequence ATGGAAAAATTGAAACAAACCGAATTTAAAGGTCCGGCCGGACCGGTTGTGCTGGCCATCATGGACGGCGTCGGGCTCGGCAAATACCGGGAAGGCGATGCCGTTTGTTCGGCCTTGAAGGTTAACATGGACTGGCTGGCAAAGCATGGCCTTTATTCGCGGCTGAAAGCCCACGGCAAGGCGGTCGGCCTCCCGGACGACGGCGATATGGGCAACAGCGAGGTGGGCCATAATGCCATTGGCTGCGGCCGGATTTATGATCAGGGCGCCAAGCTGGTCAACCGGGCCATCGCTTCGGGCTTGATGTTCAAGGATAAAACATGGCAAATGCTGATCGCCAACTGCCGGGCCCATAAGAGCGCGCTCCATTTCATCGGTTTATTCTCCGACGGCAACGTGCACAGCCACCTTGATCATCTCAAAGCCATGCTGGCCCAGGCCGCCAGGGAAGGCGTCCGCCGGGCCAGAGTGCATGCTTTGCTGGACGGACGCGACGTCGGGGAAACCTCGGCCCTTGATTATGTGGATCCGTTTGAAAAATTTCTGGCGGATTTGAACGCCGCCAGCGGAGTTGATTTCCGTATCGCATCCGGCGGCGGGCGGATGCGCATCACCATGGACCGCTATAACGCCGACTGGAATATGGTGAAACTTGGCTGGGATATCCACGTCAGAGGGGTGGGGCGACGGTTTCCTTCGGCGCGCCAGGCCATTGAAACGTTACGCCGGGAAAATCCGGGAGTAATTGACCAGGATTTGCCGCCTTTCGTCATTGCCGAAAACAACCGCCCGCTCGGTCCGATTGTTGACGGCGACAGCGTCATTTATTTCAATTTCCGCGGCGACCGCGCGCTGGAAATCAGCCGCGCTTTTGAGGACGATGATTTCAACAAGTTTGACCGCGCGCCGCGTCCGAAGGTTTGCTACGCCGGCATGATGCAATATGACGGCGACTTGAAAATTCCGAAGAATTTTCTGGTGAGCCCGCCGGCTATCAGCCGCACCATGGGCGAACTGCTTTGCCGCTCCGGCGTCAGGCAGCTGGCCGTCAGCGAAACCCAGAAATTCGGCCATGTAACCTATTTTTTCAACGGCAACCGTTCCGGCAAGTTTGACGGCCAATTGGAGGAATATGTTGAAATATTGTCCGACATAGTGCCGTTTGAACAGCGCCCCTGGATGAAATGCGCCGAAATAACCGACCGGGTCGTGAAGGAAATCCTGGGGGGTAAATTCCGTTTTATCAGATTGAATTATCCGAACGGCGACATGGTCGGCCATACCGGCGTTTATCAAGCGTCCCAAATCGCGGTGGAAGCGGTTGACCTGTGCGTGGGGCGCCTCATGGCGGCTGTCCATGCCGCGAAAGGCATCTTGGTTTTATCCGCCGATCACGGCAATGCGGATGATATGTTTGAGCATGATAAAAAAAACGGCGCGGTAAAAACCGACCCGCTGACCGGCAAAATCAAGGCCAAGACGAGCCATTCTCTCAATCCGGTCCCGGTCTATATCTATGCGCCGGCCGACGCCGGCCGCATCCGGCTCGCGGGAAACGACAATATGGGCATAAGCTCCCTGGCGGCAACCTGCATGCAACTGCTCGGGTTCAATCCGCCGGAAGATTACGATAAGAGTATCGTGGAAATTGAATAG
- a CDS encoding glycosyltransferase, producing MNSILTISLLAFYAGLLVVLTVYAFHAYLMIFLFNRRRPDHSSPPPPPEEWPLVTVQLPVYNEQYVVERLIKNVCRLDYPRHKLEIQVLDDSTDETRAKAGALCDHYRRQGINIHYIHRADRAGFKAGALRNGLQSAGGEFIAIFDADFMPPEDFLKNMIPHFSAPEIGVVQARWGHLNGNFSLLTKSQTICLDAHFVLEHGARNAGGIFINFNGTAGIWRKAAILGAGNWQDDTLTEDIDISYRAQLAGWKFKYVNEVVCPAEVPAEVYGLKNQQYRWAKGAVQTAKKLLPVIWKNKTISPLVKFEATIHLTNHFVFPALLMIALLLFPILVIKINCPGTDVFFAAISFFTINAFSYPLFYIYAQKKIYPDWKRRVLFVPILMAGAIGLAVINTQAIFSALLGRKSNFHRTPKYSLTNRPADISWSGKSYRARFNATVLIELALFLYVSATLYYAFQGVQYLAIPFIFFYWMGFAFIGGLSLMHMVRN from the coding sequence TTGAATTCCATACTTACCATCAGCTTGCTGGCTTTTTACGCCGGGCTTCTGGTTGTGCTGACCGTTTATGCTTTCCATGCCTACCTGATGATATTTCTCTTCAATCGCCGCCGGCCGGACCATTCCTCGCCCCCCCCGCCCCCGGAAGAATGGCCGCTGGTTACCGTGCAGTTGCCGGTTTATAACGAACAATACGTGGTGGAGCGCCTCATTAAAAACGTCTGCCGGCTTGATTATCCGCGCCATAAACTTGAAATCCAGGTTTTAGACGATTCCACCGATGAAACCCGCGCAAAGGCCGGAGCGCTCTGCGATCATTACCGCCGACAGGGAATCAATATTCATTATATTCATCGCGCCGACCGCGCGGGTTTCAAGGCCGGCGCGCTGAGAAACGGACTGCAATCCGCCGGCGGGGAATTTATCGCCATTTTTGACGCAGATTTCATGCCGCCGGAAGATTTTCTCAAAAATATGATCCCTCATTTTTCGGCGCCGGAAATCGGCGTCGTCCAGGCGCGCTGGGGCCACCTGAACGGCAATTTTTCACTGCTCACCAAAAGCCAGACCATATGCCTGGACGCGCATTTTGTGCTGGAACACGGGGCGCGCAATGCCGGCGGAATTTTCATTAATTTCAACGGAACGGCCGGCATCTGGCGCAAAGCGGCGATTTTGGGCGCCGGCAACTGGCAAGATGACACTTTAACGGAAGATATTGACATTTCCTACCGGGCGCAGCTTGCCGGCTGGAAATTCAAATACGTCAACGAGGTGGTCTGTCCGGCGGAGGTCCCGGCCGAAGTCTACGGCCTTAAGAACCAACAATACCGCTGGGCCAAGGGCGCCGTGCAGACCGCCAAGAAACTTCTGCCGGTGATCTGGAAAAACAAAACTATTTCGCCGCTGGTTAAATTTGAAGCCACCATTCACCTGACCAATCACTTCGTGTTCCCGGCTTTGCTTATGATTGCGTTGTTGTTGTTCCCCATTTTGGTGATAAAAATCAACTGTCCCGGCACGGACGTTTTTTTCGCGGCAATTTCCTTTTTCACGATCAATGCGTTCAGTTACCCTTTATTTTACATTTACGCGCAGAAAAAGATTTACCCCGACTGGAAGCGGCGCGTTTTATTTGTGCCGATTCTCATGGCCGGCGCCATCGGACTGGCGGTGATCAACACCCAGGCGATCTTCAGCGCCTTGCTCGGCCGCAAAAGCAATTTCCACCGCACACCAAAATACAGCCTGACCAACCGTCCGGCCGATATTTCATGGAGCGGCAAGAGTTACCGGGCCAGATTCAACGCAACGGTTTTAATTGAGCTTGCCCTTTTCCTTTATGTTTCCGCCACGCTCTATTATGCTTTCCAGGGCGTCCAGTATCTCGCCATCCCCTTCATTTTCTTCTACTGGATGGGTTTTGCCTTCATCGGCGGTCTCTCCCTGATGCACATGGTCAGGAACTGA
- a CDS encoding manganese efflux pump MntP family protein, producing MTIISVFLIAVGLALDAFAVAVACGLAVRPLRPLYAFRIAFFFGFFQFAMPVAGWAAGSALQAIIAAFDHWLAFILLVAAGGRMIYASFTKGEKSSCSAPVSTGALVILSLATSIDALAVGLSFAFLKEKILLPSLIIGAVTFALSFAGVWLGHRCGHIFENKLETAGGLILIGIAFKILVAHLAA from the coding sequence ATGACCATAATTTCTGTCTTTCTGATTGCCGTTGGCCTGGCGCTGGATGCCTTTGCCGTGGCGGTGGCCTGTGGTTTGGCCGTCCGGCCTTTGCGGCCGCTTTATGCCTTCCGGATCGCGTTCTTTTTTGGTTTCTTTCAGTTCGCCATGCCCGTCGCCGGCTGGGCGGCGGGGAGCGCCCTGCAGGCGATTATTGCCGCCTTTGACCACTGGCTCGCGTTTATTCTGCTTGTGGCGGCGGGCGGCAGGATGATTTACGCGTCGTTCACGAAGGGGGAAAAGAGTTCATGTTCTGCTCCGGTTTCCACGGGGGCGCTGGTGATTTTATCGCTGGCAACGAGCATTGATGCCCTGGCGGTCGGTTTAAGTTTCGCGTTTCTGAAGGAAAAAATTCTGCTGCCTTCGCTGATCATCGGGGCGGTAACCTTTGCGCTTTCTTTTGCCGGCGTCTGGCTGGGACACCGCTGCGGTCATATTTTTGAGAACAAACTGGAAACGGCCGGCGGACTGATATTGATCGGAATTGCCTTCAAGATTCTGGTTGCCCACCTGGCCGCTTGA